A genomic window from Artemia franciscana chromosome 14, ASM3288406v1, whole genome shotgun sequence includes:
- the LOC136035545 gene encoding uncharacterized protein LOC136035545: MEAVKQTEPSGIPPRGYYIGGVHQQNATGYSSLDRALSDKLPQPSARVHEKVRIDEAKLEELDTLPYTAGVLCSVIAAFFLFGLVGVAIKEARQRKQEEQKGTTTAVSVGSSKVFTRPAGFDVDQLGKRKYDNALCEAGSISSPRKAISISPTSMLPGLSSKQPSFDIDSLGKIRPHLEPEIFASIIAQDLKRQNEKTSLIEIATLSSSKVSTQPVGIDLQNVENKRQKTELRFQTLEKQTRDQKRTSNLAANIIVSPFYILKTEAERYSPNRTGSDPSYTLKAIQKIIPEAPGNFGYYKQIEYDNYGFQKENIENGN, from the exons ATGGAAGCTGTAAAACAAACTGAACCCTCAGGTATACCACCACGTGGCTATTATATTGGAGGTGTCCATCAGCAAAATGCCACGGGATATTCCTCTCTAGATCGCGCGTTATCTGATAAACTGCCACAGCCTTCTGCCCGTGTACATGAAAAGGTCAGAATTGACGAAGCTAAGCTTGAAGAGCTTGACACGTTACCGTACACTGC AGGTGTACTCTGCAGTGTTATAGCTGCATTCTTCCTTTTTGGCCTTGTCGGAGTTGCCATAAAAGAAGCAAGACAAAGAAAgcaagaagagcaaaaaggaacAACAACAGCTGTTTCTGTTGGTTCCTCAAAAGTTTTTACTAGACCAGCGGGTTTTGACGTTGATCAGCTTGGGAAGAGGAAATATGACAATGCACTTTGTGAAGCA GGCAGCATTAGCTCTCCCAGAAAAGCGATTTCAATAAGTCCAACTTCGATGTTGCCAGGACTTTCATCAAAGCAACCAAGCTTCGACATCGATTCCTTAGGGAAAATACGGCCACATTTAGAACCTGAAATTTTTGCTAGTATCATTGCGCAAGATCTT aaaagacaaaATGAGAAAACCAGTCTAATCGAAATAGCTACTTTGAGCTCTTCTAAAGTATCAACCCAACCCGTCGGAATTGATCTACAAAATGTAGAAAATAAGAGGCAAAAAACTGAATTAAGATTTCAAACGCTCGAAAAGCAG acaagaGATCAGAAGAGGACATCAAATCTGGCGGCCAACATAATTGTAAGCccgttttatattttgaaaaccgAAGCAGAACGATATAGCCCAAATCGGACTGGCTCAGATCCAAGTTACACGTTAAAAGCCATCCAAAAAATA